From Novipirellula galeiformis, the proteins below share one genomic window:
- a CDS encoding transglutaminase domain-containing protein, with protein MHRSKALCVESTHSLVNVCSPSRRPGVIGLRGVIGLRGPWGRGSIVLLIGLVVCSGCDIPERAPRDPGSSGYQAPNAGGDQEGKKDGNPAVAANQKAENREFQSDFEAWDAYFVGDKHVGYRHTTAKGQGDPAERRVEVAVEDCFLIERGPSSAFVQRHSHQLVEQTDGQLLHFKSRLNVGPLMTTSEGTVDETELAIVKTRGVAATTQTLAWSDEHRSLLAVEESIRRSPLQLGEVRTFPSVAPIQQIATTVRLTAVAKATVPLLDGKPHELLEIEVETEMGEGRTSHYVIWAESDGSIRRVLDPLSKLLIYRTDKPDATKGIEAEAKGIAIASILTKGKLERSEECRRVGFKLVRTSLPVAKDKLILQPHPTQFLRTLSESSLLVLVSTLGQSPPDGFLQGRFPVTDEDRKPSAIIDSGEAMVRRIAQAAVGAAKPEGRELALELARSVNRLTQLNPESVVFQRASEVAQSAQGDAAAYAVFLAALLRAKGVASRVAFGFRYQETPEPRMVYHAWTLAHVDDHWLPLDATTGGVAAADRLTMSTSSLSEEDIHDAVMPVLDFLGAYEIEIVASTIRY; from the coding sequence ATGCACCGATCGAAAGCGCTCTGTGTCGAATCGACCCATTCCCTCGTGAACGTTTGCTCACCGAGTCGACGGCCTGGGGTAATCGGTCTGCGAGGGGTGATCGGTTTGCGAGGCCCTTGGGGCCGAGGAAGCATCGTGTTGCTGATTGGGTTGGTGGTTTGCAGCGGATGCGATATTCCCGAGCGAGCGCCGAGAGATCCTGGCTCGAGTGGCTACCAGGCTCCGAATGCGGGAGGCGATCAGGAGGGGAAAAAAGACGGTAACCCGGCGGTTGCCGCGAATCAAAAAGCGGAAAATCGAGAATTCCAAAGTGATTTCGAAGCGTGGGATGCTTATTTTGTCGGTGACAAGCATGTGGGGTATCGGCACACGACCGCAAAGGGCCAAGGAGATCCCGCAGAGCGGCGGGTGGAGGTTGCGGTCGAAGATTGTTTTCTGATTGAGCGTGGACCGTCGTCCGCCTTCGTACAGCGTCATTCGCATCAGTTGGTCGAGCAAACCGACGGGCAATTGTTGCATTTCAAGAGCCGCTTGAATGTGGGGCCGTTGATGACGACCTCCGAGGGAACGGTGGATGAGACCGAGCTTGCGATCGTCAAGACTCGCGGGGTTGCGGCGACGACGCAAACGTTGGCATGGTCCGACGAGCATCGTAGCTTGCTCGCGGTTGAGGAGTCGATTCGTCGATCTCCGCTGCAGCTTGGTGAGGTGCGCACGTTCCCCTCGGTTGCGCCCATCCAGCAAATTGCTACGACGGTACGTTTGACGGCGGTTGCGAAAGCGACCGTTCCGTTATTGGACGGAAAACCGCATGAGTTGTTGGAGATCGAGGTCGAAACCGAAATGGGCGAGGGGCGTACGAGCCATTATGTGATTTGGGCCGAATCCGATGGCTCCATTCGCCGCGTGTTGGATCCCTTGTCGAAGCTTCTGATCTATCGAACGGACAAGCCGGACGCCACCAAAGGAATCGAAGCGGAAGCGAAGGGAATCGCGATTGCGTCCATTTTGACGAAGGGCAAACTCGAGCGTTCCGAAGAGTGCCGACGTGTCGGTTTTAAGTTGGTCCGCACGTCATTGCCGGTGGCGAAAGACAAATTGATTCTTCAGCCGCACCCCACTCAGTTTCTACGAACGTTGAGCGAATCGTCACTGTTGGTGTTGGTGTCGACGTTGGGCCAGTCGCCTCCGGATGGTTTCTTGCAAGGCCGTTTTCCGGTTACCGATGAAGATCGTAAGCCAAGTGCAATCATCGACTCGGGAGAGGCAATGGTACGGCGAATCGCCCAAGCTGCTGTCGGCGCGGCGAAGCCCGAAGGCCGCGAACTCGCACTCGAACTTGCTCGCTCGGTCAATCGGTTGACGCAACTGAATCCCGAGAGTGTGGTATTCCAACGGGCTTCGGAAGTGGCTCAGAGCGCTCAAGGCGATGCGGCGGCTTATGCTGTTTTCTTGGCCGCGTTGTTGCGTGCCAAGGGAGTCGCCTCGCGAGTCGCGTTCGGTTTTCGTTATCAGGAAACGCCAGAGCCGCGGATGGTCTACCACGCCTGGACGCTTGCCCATGTCGATGATCATTGGTTGCCGCTCGATGCGACAACCGGAGGAGTGGCCGCCGCGGACCGTTTGACGATGTCGACCAGTAGTTTAAGCGAGGAGGATATTCACGACGCGGTGATGCCGGTGCTCGATTTCCTTGGCGCCTACGAAATCGAGATCGTCGCGTCAACCATTCGCTATTAA
- a CDS encoding bis(5'-nucleosyl)-tetraphosphatase yields MQVPTDGSVRAAGILLMTQDPAPEFLLMRHPQRWDLPKGHCEANESFRETALRETEEETGIAAAEIQLDEAFCFEIRYPVSYKNTGDQIFEKTVQYFLGYLSKKPLLVLTEHESAQWFAWAPPHCIQSQTIDPLLAAVQSHLDCVG; encoded by the coding sequence ATGCAAGTGCCCACCGACGGAAGCGTTCGCGCTGCGGGCATCCTACTGATGACCCAAGATCCCGCACCTGAGTTCCTGCTCATGCGACATCCCCAGCGTTGGGATCTCCCCAAGGGACACTGTGAAGCGAACGAGTCGTTCCGCGAAACGGCCCTTCGCGAGACAGAGGAAGAAACCGGCATCGCCGCTGCTGAAATTCAACTCGACGAAGCCTTTTGCTTCGAGATTCGTTATCCGGTGTCGTACAAGAATACGGGGGACCAGATCTTTGAGAAAACGGTCCAGTATTTTCTGGGCTACCTAAGCAAAAAACCGTTGCTGGTGTTAACCGAGCATGAATCGGCACAGTGGTTCGCTTGGGCTCCTCCCCACTGCATTCAATCGCAAACGATTGATCCGCTGCTGGCCGCCGTCCAAAGCCACCTCGACTGCGTTGGATGA
- a CDS encoding cob(I)yrinic acid a,c-diamide adenosyltransferase — protein sequence MKIYTRTGDAGSTGLFGGPRVAKDDDRIEAYGTVDEVNACIGMVRSAGVSDEIDAQLCEIQHALFSIGAELATPNPDEHGMRIIDSAAVKRLEDWIDTHEAQLTPLKNFILPAGGAAATHLHLARAICRRAERRVVTLVRRHEVSVSEALIVYLNRLSDLLFVLSRVANLDANVDDDHWQRPS from the coding sequence ATGAAGATCTACACGCGTACCGGGGATGCTGGTAGCACTGGTTTATTTGGGGGACCTCGAGTCGCCAAGGATGATGACCGCATTGAAGCGTATGGAACGGTCGACGAGGTCAATGCGTGCATCGGGATGGTGCGTTCGGCGGGAGTTTCCGATGAGATCGATGCTCAATTGTGCGAAATTCAACATGCGTTGTTTTCCATCGGAGCGGAGTTGGCGACACCGAACCCCGACGAGCATGGCATGCGGATCATTGATTCCGCGGCGGTGAAGCGACTCGAGGATTGGATCGATACTCATGAAGCCCAACTCACGCCGCTGAAAAACTTTATACTTCCCGCTGGGGGGGCTGCGGCAACACATTTACATTTAGCGCGGGCGATTTGTCGACGTGCCGAACGGCGTGTGGTCACACTTGTACGACGTCACGAAGTGAGTGTTTCGGAAGCGTTGATCGTCTACCTCAATCGTTTAAGCGATTTGTTGTTCGTACTCTCGCGGGTGGCGAATTTGGATGCGAATGTGGACGACGATCACTGGCAACGGCCGAGCTAA
- a CDS encoding P-II family nitrogen regulator yields MKKVEAIVRHFKLEDVKNALTDHGVHGMTVSEVRGFGRQKGHTEIYRGTEYAIDFVPKVKIEVICTDENLQMVVDTILQTAQTGQIGDGKIFVTNLEESIRIRTGERGEDAL; encoded by the coding sequence GTGAAAAAAGTCGAAGCAATCGTCCGTCACTTCAAGCTCGAGGACGTTAAAAACGCCTTAACTGACCATGGCGTTCACGGCATGACCGTGAGTGAGGTGCGCGGATTTGGACGCCAGAAAGGGCATACCGAGATTTACCGTGGTACGGAGTATGCAATCGACTTTGTACCGAAGGTAAAGATCGAAGTGATTTGCACCGACGAGAATCTACAAATGGTGGTTGACACCATTTTGCAGACCGCTCAAACGGGACAAATTGGGGATGGGAAAATCTTCGTCACCAATCTTGAAGAGTCGATTCGAATTCGTACCGGTGAACGGGGCGAAGACGCGCTGTAG
- the glnD gene encoding [protein-PII] uridylyltransferase encodes MSASTSLRPVVIRSRQRLREGRAKAQVQHESGSQGILVSAKLADLYDDIVLDVWSDAIEPWENDRAVSGLALVAHGGFGRRDLAPYSDADLMLLATRGSEHLAKRVAADLTRDLVDAGIVVGFSIRLINEACQLAWQDPVIFTSLTESRLLSGSLHVYSKYFNALRHGAMRRQNRLIRDCVAARREERRKWGETNYLLRPNVKRSRGGLRDIQLIRWMGFARYGETDLEKLVKLGGLPEEDYRVLRKAAEFLMRVRNELHFREKKSQDVLDRSLQMEIAKAWGYPGEEGKLPVEQFMQDYFENTRSVRYASAFFAEDSLTQPWIHHLLERVFSRTISEQIRMGPTHIWVPDAHLETFVSSLADVLRLMFLANQHRRRITHRTWQAIRQAMQERPPSIPSANSIGAFLSLMSSPGRLAELLRRLHELKIIEQFIPAFERTRGLLQFNAYHKYTVDVHCIRSVEAATDLEEQPTAMGRRYRRLKDKGLLHLALLIHDVGKGYEEDHCVVGARIALETAERLGLDRASTETLHWLVQQHLLVNVIAFRHDLSDPQIVLSFAAEVGSIRRLELLIVHAVADLQAVGPDVLTDWKLNLIEELYVRTRRYFDTGNLPGSEDDPEIDLIRADVQKRLRKKKAPESCFDLLQSLPLSLMTRSEPEPLADQLRDVIEQLSSKNESICLACFDPVFSAMRYTVVRRESHQSIGTFARATGAFTTAGLSILRAQIETVGEDLAWDDFWVSDPLYPECPPAGRVEEIRERVRTLLDSPDQPLPAHPRRWSTRNREGDQVNVLPTKVRFDNDTVDRFTIVSVFAYDEVGLLYRVASAFADQNVVLHFAKIDTHLDQVADVFYVSERDGSKVLDPDRMARIENALLTETR; translated from the coding sequence ATGTCTGCAAGTACTTCATTACGCCCGGTTGTCATTCGCTCTCGCCAACGTCTTCGTGAGGGGCGAGCGAAGGCTCAGGTGCAACACGAATCCGGTTCGCAGGGGATTCTTGTCTCGGCCAAGCTTGCCGACCTCTATGATGACATCGTGCTAGATGTCTGGAGCGATGCGATTGAGCCCTGGGAAAATGATCGCGCCGTAAGCGGATTAGCGCTCGTCGCCCATGGTGGGTTTGGACGACGTGATTTGGCGCCCTACTCGGACGCGGACTTGATGTTGCTCGCCACGCGGGGTTCGGAACACCTTGCCAAGCGAGTCGCGGCGGATTTGACTCGCGATCTTGTGGACGCAGGCATCGTCGTCGGATTTTCGATTCGGTTGATCAACGAAGCGTGCCAGTTGGCGTGGCAGGATCCCGTCATTTTTACCTCCTTGACGGAATCGCGATTGTTGTCGGGAAGCTTGCATGTCTACAGCAAGTATTTCAATGCGCTGCGTCATGGAGCGATGCGGCGCCAGAATCGATTGATCCGTGATTGTGTGGCAGCTCGCCGAGAGGAACGGCGAAAATGGGGCGAAACAAACTATTTGTTGCGCCCCAATGTCAAACGCTCACGCGGCGGGTTACGCGACATTCAACTGATCCGCTGGATGGGCTTTGCACGCTACGGCGAGACTGATTTGGAAAAATTGGTCAAGCTTGGAGGGTTGCCTGAAGAGGATTATCGGGTGCTACGGAAGGCGGCGGAGTTCCTGATGCGCGTGCGTAACGAGTTGCACTTTCGTGAAAAGAAGAGCCAAGATGTCTTGGATCGTTCGCTGCAGATGGAGATTGCCAAAGCGTGGGGGTATCCCGGCGAAGAAGGCAAGTTGCCGGTCGAGCAGTTCATGCAAGACTATTTTGAAAACACGCGTAGCGTTCGCTATGCCTCGGCGTTTTTCGCCGAAGATTCTCTTACGCAACCATGGATCCATCATCTCTTAGAACGAGTTTTTTCTCGTACGATCTCCGAGCAAATTCGCATGGGGCCGACCCACATCTGGGTTCCCGATGCTCATTTGGAGACATTTGTTTCGAGTCTAGCCGATGTGTTGCGTTTGATGTTTTTGGCGAATCAGCATCGACGTCGGATCACTCATCGCACTTGGCAAGCGATTCGCCAAGCGATGCAGGAGCGTCCGCCGTCGATCCCGAGCGCCAATTCGATTGGTGCGTTTTTGTCACTCATGAGTTCACCGGGACGGCTCGCTGAATTGCTCCGTCGGCTGCATGAACTGAAAATCATCGAGCAGTTCATTCCGGCATTTGAGCGGACGCGTGGCTTGCTTCAATTCAACGCTTATCATAAGTATACGGTCGATGTGCATTGCATTCGGTCGGTCGAAGCGGCAACCGATTTAGAAGAGCAACCGACCGCGATGGGGCGGCGTTATCGACGTTTGAAAGATAAGGGGTTGTTGCATCTTGCGCTGCTGATTCATGACGTTGGCAAAGGCTACGAAGAGGATCATTGTGTTGTCGGCGCACGCATTGCGTTGGAAACGGCCGAGCGTCTCGGCCTGGATCGCGCCTCGACTGAGACGCTTCATTGGCTTGTGCAACAACATTTGCTTGTCAATGTCATTGCGTTCCGACATGACCTGAGTGATCCGCAGATCGTGTTGTCGTTTGCCGCCGAAGTCGGTTCGATTCGGCGGCTCGAATTGTTGATCGTGCACGCGGTCGCAGACCTGCAAGCGGTCGGCCCCGATGTGTTGACGGATTGGAAGCTCAATTTGATCGAAGAATTATACGTGCGGACTCGCCGTTACTTCGACACTGGGAATTTGCCTGGCAGCGAAGATGATCCCGAAATTGACCTGATTCGAGCGGATGTGCAAAAGCGATTGAGGAAGAAGAAGGCTCCGGAGAGTTGTTTTGATTTACTGCAGTCGTTGCCGCTATCGCTAATGACGCGAAGTGAGCCCGAACCGCTTGCCGATCAGTTGCGCGATGTCATTGAGCAGCTGAGTTCGAAGAACGAGTCGATTTGTTTGGCTTGTTTTGATCCCGTGTTCTCGGCGATGCGTTATACCGTCGTGCGTCGAGAATCTCATCAATCGATTGGCACGTTTGCGCGTGCCACGGGCGCGTTTACCACCGCGGGGCTTTCGATTCTGCGCGCTCAAATCGAAACGGTGGGCGAGGATTTAGCCTGGGATGACTTTTGGGTCAGCGATCCCCTCTATCCCGAGTGCCCTCCGGCCGGCCGTGTGGAAGAGATTCGAGAACGCGTTCGCACGCTGCTGGATTCGCCCGATCAACCTTTGCCGGCCCATCCGCGAAGATGGTCGACGCGAAATCGTGAGGGAGATCAAGTCAATGTGTTGCCCACGAAGGTGAGGTTCGACAATGATACGGTGGACCGGTTTACCATCGTTTCGGTGTTTGCCTATGACGAAGTGGGATTGCTGTACCGTGTGGCATCCGCGTTCGCGGATCAGAACGTTGTTTTGCATTTTGCCAAGATTGATACCCATCTCGATCAAGTGGCAGATGTCTTTTATGTTTCGGAACGCGATGGCAGCAAGGTGCTCGATCCCGATCGAATGGCCCGGATCGAAAACGCGTTGCTCACCGAAACTCGCTAA
- a CDS encoding DUF1501 domain-containing protein yields the protein MEIHSTCDGMQRRDMLKAGVLSLGGFTLANYMRMASAGQVDSGRADRAIFIELNGGPSHLDTFDLKPEAPDTVRGSFKPIATNVPGIHISEHLPKLANCADKYAILRGVSHTLAAHELGRKYVNTGSKPIPSLDYPSYGAVVSKENPADADIPSQVAIPRGSHGPGFLGIRYAALETNSTPVFGQPYSVRGISLTAGIHVDEVKRRQLLLKKLDRRFSELEANDQLLEGLDQFGEQAYTMITSSRAREAFDISQEPASFSKQFGEESFGQSCLLALRLVESGVRLVNLQLGGWDTHQDNFTRLKENNLPKLDAGLSGLLVGLEQRGLLERTAVFVTGEFGRTPKINERSAEGGRDHYPRCMFMLMAGGAVRGGQVIGESDDTAAGPRHEAISPDDVAASFYYNLGIDPTLEYDTSTGRPITLVRNGTVIEKLFS from the coding sequence ATGGAAATTCATTCTACCTGTGATGGCATGCAGCGTCGTGACATGCTCAAAGCAGGGGTGCTTTCACTCGGCGGCTTCACGCTGGCAAACTACATGCGGATGGCGAGTGCGGGGCAAGTGGATTCGGGGCGGGCCGATCGAGCGATCTTTATCGAACTCAATGGCGGTCCCTCACATCTGGATACCTTTGATCTCAAACCCGAGGCCCCCGACACCGTGCGGGGAAGTTTCAAGCCGATTGCCACCAACGTGCCGGGGATCCATATTTCGGAACACTTACCCAAACTGGCAAATTGTGCCGACAAGTACGCAATCCTGCGTGGGGTCAGCCACACTTTGGCGGCTCATGAACTCGGTCGCAAATACGTCAACACCGGTAGCAAACCGATTCCATCGCTCGACTACCCAAGCTACGGCGCGGTGGTGAGTAAAGAGAACCCCGCCGACGCGGACATCCCCAGCCAAGTCGCGATCCCACGCGGCAGCCATGGTCCTGGCTTCCTCGGAATTCGCTATGCCGCTTTGGAAACCAACTCGACCCCCGTGTTTGGTCAACCTTATTCCGTGCGCGGCATCTCGCTCACCGCCGGCATCCATGTCGACGAAGTCAAACGTCGCCAATTACTGCTCAAAAAACTCGACCGTCGCTTCTCGGAACTGGAAGCGAATGACCAATTGCTCGAAGGACTCGACCAGTTTGGTGAACAAGCCTACACAATGATCACCTCCTCGCGTGCCCGTGAGGCGTTTGACATCAGCCAAGAACCGGCGAGTTTCTCTAAACAATTCGGCGAAGAATCGTTTGGTCAAAGCTGCCTATTAGCCCTGCGGTTGGTGGAATCGGGCGTCCGACTGGTGAATCTTCAACTCGGCGGCTGGGACACCCACCAAGACAACTTCACCAGACTCAAAGAGAATAACCTGCCCAAGCTCGATGCCGGTTTAAGCGGGTTGCTTGTGGGCTTGGAGCAACGTGGATTGCTGGAGCGAACCGCGGTCTTTGTGACGGGGGAATTTGGCCGCACCCCGAAGATCAACGAGCGCAGCGCCGAAGGGGGACGAGACCATTATCCACGATGCATGTTCATGCTGATGGCCGGAGGAGCGGTGCGTGGGGGCCAAGTCATCGGCGAGAGCGATGACACCGCGGCGGGGCCTCGTCACGAAGCGATTTCGCCCGACGATGTAGCCGCTAGCTTCTATTACAACCTGGGGATTGATCCGACGCTCGAATATGACACCAGCACGGGGCGTCCGATTACGCTCGTTCGCAACGGAACCGTGATCGAGAAGCTGTTCTCGTAG
- a CDS encoding DUF1549 and DUF1553 domain-containing protein — MNRIPVKTSPWIASAALACLLGGWPMIGIAEPAIGKPQPTSPAKTIAPLSERFASADTPEAPDFQKHITPLLGRLGCNGRACHGSFQGRGGFALSLFGYDFKADHDALLAEHRGRVDTAEVDESLILTKPLDAEMHEGGKRFEKGSWEHHVLRRWIESGAKFNSKRVQLLQRLEVTPTEIQFHQAGESVDVKAFAHWQDGSIEEVTELCRFSSNNDAIATINEHGHIDSGDPGDTHIVVYYDNAVVPVPVIRPLGEPRPSAAPMAQPIDRLVQAKLDKLGVVPSGPCTDAEFIRRVSLDMTGMLPAGDTVREFLADTATDKREKLIEDLLDSPAYAAWWATRMSDWTGNSETQLNNVLPIRNAGSRLWHEWLRHRLEANVPYDEIVAGMVEANNRQEGESYRDYCEQMTKACTPGNEAIFAKRDGMPLFWGRRNFQKPEERAIGFAYAFLGVRIECAQCHKHPFDQWSKDDFEKFSRLFTPIRMNQNLVRADAKEVRDALLKEITQGKKLANGDLRKAVYSAARKGEVVPFGELIVNTRGISDKAKKARAAAKKKGRQIPAIQIPSGTILGQAEPTTLDKDPRTALMQWLRDQNNPYFAKAIVNRIWSNYFGSGIVDPADDMNLANPPSNAPLLEYLATEFIAHDFDLKWLHREITRSETYARSSETNTTNALDRVNFSRHVPRRLPAEVVYDAVVLATGSDEKVSRLRGEVSEMAIGEGIVQNRNQKNFALEVFGQSSRESNCDCDRSDSPSLLQSIYLRNDADMHKRLADKDGWVAQACESLGVPGPNKRVDPKQVAAARAADSFRKQMIQRVTQFNAQSVNRQTKTRSQLEREYRRMANRFKQYDFQIPALDVLIENPKSWQELDPKPQASGTSTMTVAGLVEDAYLRTLSRFPDDQEREISEAFIHDSPTPAAGMESILWALVNTKEFIITH, encoded by the coding sequence ATGAATCGAATCCCCGTGAAAACGTCTCCCTGGATCGCGTCCGCTGCATTGGCCTGTTTGCTAGGCGGATGGCCCATGATCGGAATTGCCGAGCCCGCAATCGGGAAGCCACAACCAACCTCCCCTGCGAAAACGATCGCCCCGCTGAGTGAGCGATTTGCGAGCGCCGATACGCCAGAGGCCCCCGACTTTCAAAAACATATCACGCCGCTGCTGGGCCGACTCGGATGCAACGGACGCGCCTGCCACGGGTCGTTCCAAGGTCGCGGGGGCTTTGCATTGTCATTGTTTGGCTATGACTTTAAAGCGGATCATGACGCGTTGTTAGCTGAGCATAGGGGACGTGTCGATACCGCGGAGGTGGACGAGAGTCTGATCCTAACGAAACCACTCGATGCCGAAATGCACGAAGGGGGTAAACGATTTGAAAAAGGCAGCTGGGAACACCACGTGCTCCGTCGCTGGATCGAATCCGGAGCCAAATTCAATTCGAAAAGGGTGCAATTATTGCAACGTCTCGAGGTCACTCCCACCGAAATCCAGTTCCATCAAGCGGGCGAATCCGTTGACGTGAAAGCGTTTGCTCATTGGCAGGACGGCAGCATCGAAGAGGTCACAGAACTGTGCCGTTTTAGCTCCAATAACGATGCGATCGCCACGATCAACGAACACGGGCACATCGATTCGGGGGACCCCGGAGACACACACATCGTGGTCTATTACGACAATGCGGTCGTTCCCGTCCCCGTCATTCGTCCGCTTGGCGAGCCACGTCCCTCCGCAGCCCCAATGGCTCAACCGATTGACCGGCTTGTTCAAGCGAAGCTTGATAAGCTGGGCGTGGTTCCCTCGGGCCCCTGTACGGACGCTGAGTTCATTCGCCGCGTTTCACTCGACATGACCGGCATGCTTCCAGCCGGCGACACGGTCCGCGAATTCTTAGCCGACACGGCGACCGATAAACGGGAAAAATTGATCGAAGATTTGCTCGACTCTCCCGCCTATGCTGCGTGGTGGGCAACGCGCATGTCCGATTGGACCGGAAACAGCGAAACCCAACTCAACAACGTCCTTCCGATCCGCAACGCGGGCTCGCGGCTGTGGCACGAATGGCTGCGTCACCGGCTCGAAGCCAATGTTCCTTATGACGAGATCGTGGCGGGAATGGTTGAAGCCAACAATCGCCAGGAAGGCGAAAGCTATCGTGATTATTGTGAACAAATGACGAAAGCGTGTACGCCCGGCAATGAAGCGATCTTTGCCAAACGCGATGGCATGCCACTGTTCTGGGGACGCCGCAACTTTCAAAAGCCCGAAGAGCGAGCGATTGGGTTCGCCTACGCATTTCTCGGCGTTCGTATCGAGTGTGCCCAGTGCCACAAACACCCATTTGACCAATGGTCCAAGGATGACTTTGAAAAATTCTCGCGGTTGTTCACTCCGATCCGAATGAACCAGAACCTCGTCCGAGCGGATGCCAAGGAGGTTCGTGACGCGTTGTTGAAAGAGATCACGCAGGGCAAGAAACTTGCCAACGGCGATCTTCGCAAAGCCGTCTACAGCGCGGCACGAAAGGGAGAGGTGGTTCCCTTTGGCGAGCTGATCGTCAACACGCGAGGCATTTCCGACAAAGCGAAAAAGGCTCGGGCCGCTGCTAAGAAGAAGGGACGCCAAATCCCCGCGATTCAAATCCCCTCGGGTACGATCCTGGGCCAAGCCGAACCCACGACGCTCGACAAAGACCCCCGGACCGCGCTGATGCAGTGGCTGCGTGATCAAAACAACCCCTACTTTGCCAAAGCGATCGTCAACCGGATTTGGAGCAACTACTTCGGCAGCGGGATTGTGGATCCCGCGGACGACATGAACCTGGCGAATCCACCGAGCAACGCACCGCTGCTCGAGTACTTGGCTACGGAATTTATCGCCCACGACTTCGATCTAAAGTGGCTACATCGCGAGATCACCCGCAGCGAAACCTACGCCCGATCATCCGAAACCAACACGACGAACGCTTTGGACCGCGTCAATTTCTCACGTCACGTGCCGCGTCGACTTCCCGCCGAAGTGGTTTATGACGCCGTCGTCTTGGCCACGGGCTCAGATGAAAAAGTGAGTCGACTTCGCGGCGAGGTCAGCGAAATGGCGATTGGCGAAGGCATTGTGCAAAACCGCAATCAGAAAAACTTTGCACTGGAGGTATTTGGACAATCCTCACGTGAATCGAATTGCGATTGTGACCGCAGCGACTCACCGAGCCTGCTGCAATCCATCTACCTGCGCAATGATGCCGACATGCACAAGCGACTCGCCGACAAAGACGGTTGGGTCGCCCAAGCGTGTGAATCCCTAGGAGTTCCCGGACCGAACAAACGCGTCGATCCCAAACAGGTTGCCGCAGCGCGTGCTGCCGACAGTTTTCGCAAACAAATGATTCAACGCGTCACCCAATTCAATGCTCAATCGGTCAATCGACAAACCAAGACTCGCAGCCAACTCGAGCGTGAATACCGCCGGATGGCCAACCGGTTCAAGCAATATGATTTTCAGATCCCCGCACTCGATGTACTGATCGAAAATCCCAAATCATGGCAAGAGCTGGACCCAAAACCCCAGGCCTCGGGAACGTCAACCATGACCGTCGCTGGGCTCGTTGAAGACGCTTACCTACGGACGTTAAGCCGGTTCCCCGATGACCAAGAACGCGAAATTTCCGAAGCGTTCATCCACGATTCTCCCACACCAGCCGCCGGCATGGAATCGATCCTATGGGCCTTGGTCAACACCAAAGAATTCATCATCACCCACTGA
- a CDS encoding RNA polymerase sigma factor — protein MSTKTPDNAESEDSDGAWQRVFLESEPTLRAFLRRRLAQEADVEDCLQTIFIKTVQQRDEVPRIARRAWLFRVAANESARHWRDQSTTKRILEKQATSLPHAPAPNHLEHLVADETAQQLGQAIKNLPTNWQQIIRLRINENLTFQQIADHLEIPLGTALTHMRRALQRLRGEIDKGEIEKNDSEMSDCVQRDTVQRDRKKGKQP, from the coding sequence ATGAGCACGAAGACTCCCGACAACGCGGAAAGCGAGGACTCCGACGGAGCGTGGCAACGGGTTTTCTTGGAATCCGAGCCGACGCTTCGCGCCTTCTTGCGCCGCCGACTCGCTCAAGAAGCCGATGTCGAGGATTGCCTGCAAACGATCTTTATCAAGACGGTTCAACAGCGAGACGAGGTCCCTCGGATCGCTCGCCGAGCATGGTTGTTTCGGGTCGCTGCAAATGAGTCCGCACGCCATTGGCGCGATCAATCCACCACCAAGCGAATCCTCGAAAAGCAAGCCACCTCGCTCCCCCACGCCCCGGCCCCTAACCATCTCGAACACCTCGTCGCCGATGAAACCGCCCAACAACTCGGCCAAGCGATCAAAAATCTGCCTACGAACTGGCAGCAAATCATCCGGCTTCGAATCAACGAAAACCTCACGTTTCAACAAATCGCTGACCATCTCGAAATCCCACTCGGAACTGCGCTGACCCACATGAGACGAGCACTACAACGGCTGCGCGGCGAGATCGATAAGGGCGAGATTGAAAAGAACGACAGCGAAATGAGTGATTGCGTTCAGCGTGATACCGTTCAGCGCGACCGCAAAAAAGGCAAACAACCATGA